The Pleuronectes platessa chromosome 24, fPlePla1.1, whole genome shotgun sequence nucleotide sequence aagtaAATAAACTGCTTTTATTGTTTCAGCTTTTGTCAGCTGCGGTTTCTTAAATAACAAAAATCTGAAACGtcagaaaacaaagataaacGATATAATATTAATGAAACCTGGGAATCTGaccacagtttgtttttccacatGCTTGTAATGATGCTAACGTTCACACTGCAGCTGTCATGAGGGCCGGAGCCTCATGGGGGCGCCAGCAGCACTAAGTGGATCAGACTCATGGACACAAACATCAGCCCATCACTGACATCACAGCgtcacacaggatgtgcagtcTGCTCTGCAGCTCGCCGCTCTCCGCCCGCAGCAGCGAGGCCCCACCTGCGGCCGCTCGCTGAGGACAGAACCTCTCACCGACCAGCGAGTCCGACAGCTCGCCGCTCAGCCGCGCAGGAAGCCAGTCTGCAGGCACCTGGAGGTCACAGCTCTGGATCCGCCCGTTCTTCACCTCCATGTTGAGCTGAGCGGAGCAGCGAGCAGAGGAGTCCTTCAGCTCCAGCGCCGTCTGCACACTGAATTTAGGCGTCTTCCCAAATGTCCAGTCCCAGCCCCGCAGCTCCTTCTCCATCCTGCTGATGTCGGGGAACGTGGACTCATCCGTGGGGTCGACgaggctggaggcggagctgAGGCCGAACTCTGAGGGGCAGGAAACGGAACATCAGCAAATTAAAGCTCCACACAAACACTAGAGGGCAGTAGAACCTTCACACGACCTGCATTGTATTGGTGCACCAGTCCATCAAGAAGCTCCTCCCACTGCAGCGTGGGGGCGTGGTCCAGCAGGTTGGCCACAGGTGAGGGTACACTGGGGGTGGCGTTGCTGTGGATTCCGGGGCAGGAGGGGCGGAGCACGGCGGAGAGGGCGGAGCGGTCAGCGGAGTGAAGCAGCGTGCAGTGATGGTACGACGACTTCCTGCTCAGTCTGGACGCAGTTCCTGTCAACGACCACGTAATCAACAGTAAACAACAGCTCCACttataatatttcatatttaaaaccaTCACCCTTTAATATTAACGTCAGCCtcagggatcaataaagtttaaacTGATCTCATTTCCTGTTATAGAGCAGTGCTTTCTGGGACTTGTAGTTGACCCATGTGTTATTCAAATAAGCCCCTCCTCCTCGGTACCTGAGATCTTGAGGTGTCCGTTGAGTAAAATGTCGAATCTGTCCGTGGCCTGGACGTGGAGTCCCGGGCTGAGCCGCCTCAGAGCCTCGGTGACGACCTTCAGGTTCCTCCGCCGGTCGTACTCCTTCTTGGAGGCGAAGAAGGTCAGGTTGAGGTTCCCGAGGTCGTGGAACACCGTCCCGCCGCCGCTCCGCCTGCGGGCCACAGGGATCCCCATCCTCCTCATGGCCGGCAGGTCGCACTCGGTCCAGGGGTTCTGGTGGCGTCCGATGACGACGGCAGGCCGGttcctccacagcagcaggacgCCGCGCTGCTGCAGGTCCACGTTGGTGTCGATCCAGTCCTCCAGGGCCAGGTTCTGGAACACATCGGTGGACTGAGACTTCAGGACCAGGCCCCTGTCCGACAGGAACACGCCGCTGGAGCAGGAACTGGTCCTGGAGGACTGGACCTCAGTCCGACACGTGAACCTTCTGAGGAGAGACCAGGACCTTCTGATGTTCGACATCACGACACAAGCATCAGACTCCGAACACGCTTCAGCTCCTCAGGGCGGAAAagacctgaaaacacaaaacagcctCAGCATCCCGAACCCACAATGagttatacatatatgtatatctatatatatatatatatacaatgtaattgTGTTTCAATGAATCTATGATTTCATCaagtttgatatatatatatatgaatacataTATAAGTATGTGTACATATGTATATTTTGTACAAAGTGAATATTCGACAGGACTCTATCAATAGTTCGAACTTGAGATCTTTGTTTTACTGAAAACTAAACTGGAAAAGAATCAAATGTTAATACTTCACGTTAGAGGTGAAGAGAAGTATTTGTACAAAGTATTACTACACACGTTACTCATTGTACTTTCAATTAATGtattaaaacacattcaaaacagTCTCGTGCTGACCTGAACCGACGCGGAAACGGACCAACGAAGAAGACACACCAGCGAGACTACTTCCGTTTTCAACCTTCAAGATAAAGGTGACGAACTGTTTACGAAACCCGATGGCTCCGTTTATCAGCGTTTTATTTATAACCAAGAGAATTAAATAAAGAAGATAATAAATAACACATCGTTCAACACTGTGATCCTTATTTGATAAAGATAACAGTTGACATCTGTGAAttataaaagaaataaagaaaatgtcgtTCTGAGCAATATCCCAAGTATgattgtatgtgtttgtatgaataataaatacaatatgatAAAGTAAAAACTCAGTTTTAACGAcataaacatgtgtatttatatgcgTCGTCATGTGTCAGGTGTAACAATAAaggaaagcttttattttgaagggtagAATCCATTTGGCTTCGACCTCAGTCCTACACTTCCGAGGGGCCGTGTTGTCCTGCGACCTGTTGAACAAAGGTTCTGTCCCACAATACTCCTCCTACTATTACTACTGCTACAAGTATAATACTTATACCACGACAGTACTATACTATTGATTATGGAGAATATGAATCTAAGTGACCTCCTCATTTGAATGAATCCCCACATTAAAGCTGTTTGACTCCAGATTGAGTTTCATTGATTTGCTGGTGACATGTTTGAGCGGCTGTGAACCGCTCGtcatgaggaagaagaagaagaagtcgaGCAGAGGAAGAACATGTGACCACATCCTGACTCTCTCTCAGGCAGAGGCACTTCATGATGGTTCAGGTGAGAACTTATTTCAAACTAAACTGTTTTTATTGATCTTCAGCACGACTCAGACACAGATTCATTAGGAagaagttttattgttttaatgatGTTGAGGAA carries:
- the lipt1 gene encoding lipoyltransferase 1, mitochondrial, with the protein product MSNIRRSWSLLRRFTCRTEVQSSRTSSCSSGVFLSDRGLVLKSQSTDVFQNLALEDWIDTNVDLQQRGVLLLWRNRPAVVIGRHQNPWTECDLPAMRRMGIPVARRRSGGGTVFHDLGNLNLTFFASKKEYDRRRNLKVVTEALRRLSPGLHVQATDRFDILLNGHLKISGTASRLSRKSSYHHCTLLHSADRSALSAVLRPSCPGIHSNATPSVPSPVANLLDHAPTLQWEELLDGLVHQYNAEFGLSSASSLVDPTDESTFPDISRMEKELRGWDWTFGKTPKFSVQTALELKDSSARCSAQLNMEVKNGRIQSCDLQVPADWLPARLSGELSDSLVGERFCPQRAAAGGASLLRAESGELQSRLHILCDAVMSVMG